The following proteins are encoded in a genomic region of Lactiplantibacillus plantarum:
- a CDS encoding YitT family protein: MDDFQQLSKHHRDVVKASTAFIYAILVSIAMNYFWTPGHIYSSGITGLAQLINSLMSKFLPVQISTAALLFILNVPMFIIAWRSIGHKFTLYTFLAVTLSSIMIKLIAPVGLTHDPIICAIFGGAVNGFGTGTALKNGISTGGLDIIGIVLRRKTGRSIGTINMAFNSIIVIAAGFVYGWPYAFYSALGLFVNGRVMDMTYTRQQKMQVMIITSRPKTVIDSVQNRIRRGVTIVHNAEGAYQHDDKTILFTVITRYEMGELKAAMAESDPHAFVSISDTVKILGHFYEPKP; encoded by the coding sequence ATGGATGATTTTCAGCAGTTATCCAAACACCATCGTGATGTTGTGAAAGCGTCAACTGCTTTTATATACGCCATTTTAGTTTCCATTGCCATGAACTACTTTTGGACGCCGGGGCATATTTATTCTTCAGGGATCACTGGGCTTGCGCAATTGATCAATAGTTTGATGAGCAAGTTTCTTCCCGTTCAGATTTCAACTGCGGCGTTACTGTTTATTTTGAATGTTCCAATGTTCATTATTGCGTGGCGATCGATTGGGCATAAGTTTACGTTGTATACGTTCTTAGCTGTTACGCTATCTAGTATTATGATCAAACTGATTGCCCCAGTTGGCTTGACCCATGACCCCATCATTTGTGCGATTTTTGGGGGTGCTGTTAATGGTTTCGGGACCGGAACGGCCCTCAAAAATGGGATTTCAACCGGTGGCCTCGATATTATCGGTATCGTGTTACGCCGTAAAACGGGTCGCAGTATTGGGACGATCAACATGGCGTTCAACTCGATCATTGTCATTGCGGCTGGCTTTGTTTACGGGTGGCCATATGCCTTTTATTCCGCACTCGGGTTGTTTGTAAATGGTCGGGTCATGGATATGACGTATACGCGCCAACAGAAGATGCAAGTGATGATTATTACGAGTCGCCCTAAAACGGTGATTGATAGCGTTCAAAATCGGATTCGTCGTGGCGTTACCATCGTACACAACGCTGAAGGTGCTTATCAACATGATGATAAAACGATTTTATTTACAGTCATCACGCGTTACGAAATGGGCGAATTGAAGGCGGCCATGGCCGAATCTGACCCGCACGCTTTCGTTAGTATTTCAGATACGGTCAAGATTCTCGGTCACTTTTATGAACCGAAGCCTTGA
- the msrA gene encoding peptide-methionine (S)-S-oxide reductase MsrA translates to METAIFAGGCFWCMVQPFDSQPGIDSVVSGYTGGHTKNPTYEDVKAHTTGHTEAVKITFDPDIISYTELVNIYWHQTDPTDAMGQFQDRGDNYRPVIFVNGPEQRRIAEASKRALQVSERFSKPIVTAIENAKPFYPAEARHQRFYKNNPVVFAEQEAGGRADFIAEQWADAPKVD, encoded by the coding sequence ATGGAAACAGCAATTTTTGCGGGTGGATGTTTTTGGTGCATGGTTCAGCCTTTTGATAGTCAACCCGGAATCGACAGTGTTGTCTCGGGTTATACTGGTGGACACACGAAAAATCCCACTTACGAAGACGTCAAAGCGCATACGACGGGTCATACTGAAGCTGTCAAAATTACGTTTGATCCCGATATCATTAGTTACACGGAATTAGTCAATATTTATTGGCATCAAACGGATCCTACCGATGCAATGGGGCAATTTCAAGATCGTGGTGATAATTATCGGCCGGTCATTTTTGTGAATGGTCCGGAACAACGGCGGATCGCGGAAGCGTCTAAACGGGCATTACAGGTGAGCGAACGATTTAGTAAACCAATCGTAACGGCGATTGAGAATGCCAAACCATTTTATCCAGCCGAGGCACGCCACCAACGCTTTTATAAAAATAATCCAGTGGTATTTGCGGAACAAGAAGCGGGTGGCCGCGCTGATTTCATCGCCGAGCAGTGGGCCGATGCACCTAAAGTGGACTAA
- the aspS gene encoding aspartate--tRNA ligase: MKRTTYAGLINEDYLGQTVTLQGWVQKRRDLGSLIFIDLRDREGIVQLVFSQEFSADALAVADQLRGEYVIEVQGTVVNRNADAVNDRMKTGKVEVEIHDAKILNKAKTPPFYIQDDINVSDELRLKYRYLDLRRPEMQRGLKIRNGITQAVHSYFDANGFYDIETPFLTKSTPEGARDYLVPSRVYQGHFYALPQSPQLFKQLLMGAGFDRYYQIARCFRDEDLRGDRQPEFTQIDMETSFLTAEEIQSYTEGLIKQVMKDVKGVDIKTPFTRMTWQEAMDRFGSEKPDVRFGMELKDMGAAVSNAGFKVFDNALANGGLVKAIAVPGGADQYSRKQIDAYTEYVKRFGAKGLAWMKVTDDGFSGPVAKFFKNDGDFEAITSAAAAKPGDLLLFAADSFKVVSDTLGYLRTAIAKELDLIDQDQYAYLWVVDWPLFEYDEGIERWVPAHHPFTMPNEEDVHYLNDGEDPHKAHAQSYDIILNGYELGGGSIRIHTRELQEKMFKALDFTKERAQEQFGFLLDALDMGFPPHGGLAIGLDRFAMLLSGNDNIREVIAFPKNSKASEPMTNAPSRVSDQQLADLDLNITNPVTDDEPTE; this comes from the coding sequence ATGAAACGGACCACATATGCGGGTCTCATCAATGAGGATTATTTAGGCCAAACGGTCACTTTACAAGGTTGGGTACAAAAACGCCGCGACCTTGGGAGTTTGATTTTTATTGATTTACGGGACCGTGAAGGAATTGTGCAATTAGTCTTTAGTCAGGAATTTTCAGCGGATGCTTTGGCGGTAGCAGATCAGTTACGGGGCGAATACGTCATTGAAGTGCAAGGAACCGTTGTTAATCGGAATGCTGACGCTGTTAATGACCGCATGAAGACTGGTAAAGTTGAAGTTGAGATTCACGATGCCAAAATCTTAAATAAGGCGAAAACCCCGCCATTTTATATTCAAGATGACATTAACGTATCAGATGAATTGCGCTTGAAGTACCGTTACTTGGACTTGCGTCGGCCAGAAATGCAACGTGGATTGAAAATTCGTAATGGCATCACCCAAGCAGTTCATAGCTATTTTGATGCCAACGGGTTCTATGATATTGAAACGCCGTTCTTAACGAAGTCGACGCCAGAAGGGGCCCGGGATTACTTAGTGCCTTCGCGGGTCTATCAAGGGCATTTTTACGCGTTACCACAATCACCACAACTCTTTAAGCAATTGCTGATGGGGGCCGGTTTTGATCGCTACTATCAAATTGCACGCTGTTTCCGTGATGAAGATTTGCGGGGTGACCGTCAGCCTGAATTTACCCAGATTGATATGGAGACATCCTTCTTAACGGCTGAGGAAATTCAGTCCTATACTGAAGGCTTGATTAAGCAAGTCATGAAGGACGTCAAGGGTGTTGACATCAAGACGCCGTTTACGCGGATGACTTGGCAAGAAGCTATGGACCGTTTTGGTTCTGAAAAGCCGGATGTGCGCTTTGGTATGGAACTCAAAGACATGGGCGCGGCCGTTTCTAACGCCGGTTTTAAAGTCTTTGATAATGCACTCGCTAATGGTGGCCTGGTCAAGGCGATTGCAGTTCCTGGCGGTGCTGATCAATATTCTAGAAAGCAAATCGATGCGTACACGGAGTACGTTAAACGGTTTGGGGCTAAGGGCTTAGCTTGGATGAAGGTCACTGACGACGGCTTTAGTGGTCCCGTTGCGAAATTCTTCAAGAACGATGGTGACTTTGAAGCCATTACGAGTGCTGCTGCTGCTAAACCAGGCGACTTATTATTGTTTGCTGCCGACAGTTTCAAAGTAGTTTCTGACACGCTGGGTTACTTACGGACCGCGATTGCTAAGGAACTTGACTTGATTGATCAAGATCAATACGCTTACCTATGGGTCGTTGACTGGCCATTGTTTGAATATGATGAAGGCATCGAGCGCTGGGTACCAGCTCACCATCCATTCACAATGCCCAATGAAGAAGATGTTCATTACTTGAATGATGGCGAAGATCCACACAAAGCCCATGCACAATCATATGATATCATCTTGAATGGTTATGAACTCGGGGGCGGGTCGATCCGGATTCATACCCGCGAATTACAAGAAAAGATGTTCAAGGCATTGGACTTCACTAAGGAACGAGCCCAAGAACAATTTGGGTTCTTACTGGATGCCCTTGACATGGGCTTTCCGCCTCATGGTGGCTTAGCAATCGGGTTAGACCGGTTCGCGATGTTATTATCAGGTAATGACAACATTCGTGAAGTGATCGCCTTCCCTAAGAATTCCAAGGCGTCAGAACCAATGACCAATGCACCATCGCGGGTTTCTGACCAGCAATTAGCTGATTTGGATTTGAATATTACCAATCCCGTAACGGATGATGAACCAACCGAATAA
- the hisS gene encoding histidine--tRNA ligase, protein MRYQRPKGTADILPGDSEKWQYVEATARAVFKTYQFKEIRTPMFENFEVFSRSAGDTSDIVTKEMYDFHDKGDRHITLRPEGTAGVVRAFVENKLYGPQVLKPYKVYYMGPMFRYERPQSGRLREFHQLGVEAFGSESAALDVEVIAMGYNLLKTFGLTDLKLVINTLGDQQTRDDYRQALIDYLEPHFDELSDDSKERLHKNPLRVLDSKAPEDQQFVADAPSILDYLSPEAQAHFDQTKTYLDALAIPYEIDATMVRGLDYYNHTIFEIMTHSKALGKGYTTICAGGRYNGLVKELGGPEVSGVGFGLGVERLLVLMDAENIAVPTDDQLDVYVVGIGDTASATTLKLVQALRAAGYKAERDYLDRKPKAQFKSADRLNARYTMTVGETELADQVVNLKAMATGEETKVAMADIYQDAHQVLDK, encoded by the coding sequence ATGAGATATCAACGGCCTAAAGGCACCGCCGACATTTTGCCTGGCGATAGTGAAAAGTGGCAATACGTTGAAGCAACGGCTCGTGCCGTCTTCAAGACTTATCAATTCAAAGAGATCCGGACACCGATGTTTGAAAATTTCGAGGTCTTCTCACGTTCAGCGGGGGATACTTCTGATATTGTGACGAAGGAAATGTACGATTTTCATGACAAGGGTGACCGGCACATTACGCTCCGCCCAGAAGGAACTGCCGGCGTCGTCCGGGCGTTCGTTGAAAATAAGTTGTACGGTCCGCAAGTTCTCAAACCATACAAGGTTTATTACATGGGACCAATGTTCCGTTATGAACGGCCCCAATCAGGTCGGTTACGTGAGTTCCATCAATTAGGCGTGGAAGCTTTTGGTAGTGAAAGTGCTGCCCTAGACGTTGAAGTAATTGCAATGGGCTATAACTTACTTAAAACCTTTGGCTTGACTGATTTGAAACTGGTCATCAACACGTTGGGTGATCAACAAACGCGTGATGATTACCGACAAGCCTTGATTGATTATTTGGAACCACACTTTGATGAATTGAGTGATGACTCCAAGGAACGGTTACACAAGAATCCATTGCGGGTTTTAGATAGTAAGGCACCGGAAGATCAACAATTTGTGGCCGATGCACCATCGATTTTAGATTACTTGTCTCCGGAAGCTCAAGCGCATTTTGATCAAACTAAGACGTATTTAGATGCATTAGCAATTCCGTACGAGATTGATGCCACGATGGTCCGGGGATTAGATTATTATAACCATACGATTTTTGAAATTATGACCCACTCAAAAGCGTTAGGCAAGGGCTACACGACGATCTGTGCTGGGGGTCGTTACAACGGATTGGTTAAGGAATTAGGTGGCCCTGAAGTTTCGGGTGTTGGCTTTGGCCTGGGTGTTGAACGACTATTAGTGTTGATGGATGCTGAAAACATTGCGGTACCAACTGATGATCAGTTGGACGTCTATGTTGTGGGAATTGGCGACACTGCTAGTGCTACGACTTTGAAGCTGGTACAGGCATTACGGGCAGCCGGTTATAAGGCCGAACGGGATTACTTGGATCGCAAGCCTAAAGCTCAGTTCAAGAGTGCTGATCGCTTGAATGCCCGTTACACGATGACGGTGGGCGAAACCGAGCTGGCTGATCAGGTCGTTAACTTGAAGGCTATGGCTACTGGTGAGGAAACCAAGGTTGCGATGGCGGACATCTATCAAGATGCTCATCAAGTTTTAGATAAGTAG
- a CDS encoding N-acetylmuramoyl-L-alanine amidase codes for MQVLKQFWRQITVTVIFIGLVIGFVVLLATNNTATVNIANVNIRSGPGMSYAIEDATSKGTKVHIMKRKNNWLYVRYADHKFGWIASWLVNEHNSQLTKTTKISEATIVLDPGHGGSDSGALSSKGKMEKTYTLRVAKAVAKKLRAAGAHVVLTRDSDEYVGLSARPAIANKLHADAFISFHFDSSPEKNTASGITTYYYHKSTSLALAKALNNNVSTLPIPSKGTDFGDFLVIRDNSRPSVLMELGYINDKSDFKTISSKKYPQEVAHAVYAGLSTYFANQ; via the coding sequence ATGCAAGTTTTAAAACAATTTTGGCGTCAAATCACAGTCACGGTTATTTTTATCGGCCTAGTGATTGGCTTTGTAGTGCTATTAGCGACTAATAACACTGCGACTGTTAACATTGCCAACGTCAATATTCGTAGCGGTCCAGGCATGAGTTATGCGATCGAGGACGCTACGTCTAAGGGCACCAAGGTCCACATTATGAAACGCAAAAATAATTGGCTATACGTCCGTTATGCGGATCATAAATTCGGCTGGATTGCTAGTTGGTTAGTCAACGAACATAACAGTCAGTTGACTAAAACCACCAAAATCTCTGAAGCCACCATCGTTTTAGATCCCGGACACGGCGGTTCTGATTCCGGGGCGCTCTCGAGCAAGGGCAAGATGGAAAAAACGTACACGTTACGGGTCGCTAAAGCTGTAGCTAAAAAGCTCCGGGCTGCTGGCGCACACGTTGTTTTAACCCGTGATTCAGATGAATACGTCGGCCTGAGTGCGCGTCCCGCAATCGCAAACAAGCTTCATGCAGACGCCTTCATCAGCTTCCACTTTGACAGCTCACCAGAAAAAAACACGGCTTCTGGGATCACGACCTATTACTATCATAAGTCAACCTCACTAGCACTAGCCAAGGCGTTAAACAATAACGTCTCGACCTTGCCAATTCCTAGTAAAGGAACGGACTTCGGTGACTTTCTGGTCATTCGTGATAATTCACGACCATCCGTATTGATGGAACTGGGTTATATTAATGATAAGTCGGACTTCAAGACGATCAGTTCTAAAAAGTACCCTCAAGAAGTAGCGCACGCGGTTTACGCCGGATTGAGTACCTACTTCGCCAATCAATAA
- a CDS encoding fructosamine kinase family protein: MHLTKTWLAQLPLTDIQQVQPVSGGDINAAFQIITRHHQYFLKVQPHNDVTFFDHEVAGLRLLGAVTKTPRVIASGTIATDGYLLLDWLATGTGSQSALGAAVAKVHHQHHAQFGLDHDFTAGKLPKINHWQTDWATFYTQQRLDVLVNLAKEHHLWSETREMHYHRLRQQLLQDSHMHTVKPSLLHGDLWSGNYLFDTTGTPVLIDPDVFYGDRETDLAMTTIFGGFDTDFYQAYQAAYPVAPGMQDRLPSYQLYYLLAHLNLFGETYGPAVDRILMQY, encoded by the coding sequence ATGCACTTAACAAAAACTTGGCTCGCACAACTACCACTCACTGACATTCAGCAAGTGCAACCAGTGAGCGGTGGCGACATCAACGCGGCCTTTCAAATCATCACCCGTCATCACCAATATTTTTTGAAGGTTCAGCCGCACAACGACGTTACTTTCTTTGACCACGAAGTCGCTGGATTGCGACTACTTGGTGCAGTGACTAAGACACCGCGTGTCATCGCCAGTGGCACGATTGCCACAGACGGTTATCTCTTATTAGATTGGCTAGCGACCGGGACTGGCAGTCAGTCCGCACTGGGAGCGGCTGTCGCCAAAGTTCACCATCAACACCACGCCCAATTTGGTCTTGACCACGACTTCACAGCTGGCAAGTTACCGAAAATTAATCATTGGCAGACTGATTGGGCAACTTTCTATACACAACAACGTTTAGATGTATTAGTCAATTTGGCTAAGGAACACCATTTATGGTCAGAAACGCGTGAAATGCATTATCACCGCTTACGACAACAACTGTTGCAAGATTCCCACATGCACACGGTAAAACCAAGCCTGTTACATGGCGATTTGTGGTCAGGTAATTACTTATTTGACACGACCGGTACGCCCGTTTTGATCGATCCCGACGTGTTTTACGGTGACCGAGAGACGGATCTGGCCATGACGACGATTTTTGGTGGTTTTGATACTGATTTTTATCAGGCTTACCAAGCAGCCTACCCGGTTGCGCCCGGTATGCAAGACCGCCTACCAAGCTACCAACTCTATTATTTACTGGCCCACCTGAACCTCTTTGGTGAAACATACGGACCAGCCGTTGACCGAATTCTCATGCAATATTAA
- a CDS encoding HAD family hydrolase codes for MREFLWDLDGTLLDTYPAMVQAFQKAVAELGGTIPADTTYQLMRQQSVGYAERMVAAQYGWDWHDLRAGYQRWEPQLQHAPAAFAGAQAVLEKVIAVGGHNYLMTHRDESAQAYLQRAGLAQYFTDAVTAAQPFPRKPDPAALNYLLNKHQVDRQRAVMVGDRNLDIDAGHNAGIAGYLFDIDCLITVTSAPEVQVTDLNDLLTFVD; via the coding sequence ATGCGTGAGTTTTTATGGGACCTCGATGGAACCTTGTTAGATACTTATCCAGCCATGGTCCAAGCTTTCCAAAAAGCAGTTGCCGAGTTAGGTGGGACTATTCCGGCTGATACAACGTACCAGCTGATGCGGCAACAGTCAGTTGGTTATGCGGAAAGAATGGTTGCGGCTCAGTATGGTTGGGATTGGCATGATTTACGGGCGGGCTATCAACGTTGGGAGCCACAATTACAGCATGCACCGGCCGCCTTTGCGGGTGCTCAAGCGGTGCTTGAAAAAGTTATCGCAGTTGGTGGTCACAATTATTTGATGACCCATCGTGACGAAAGCGCACAAGCCTATTTACAACGAGCGGGTTTAGCCCAATATTTCACAGATGCGGTCACGGCTGCTCAGCCATTCCCACGTAAACCTGATCCAGCTGCGTTGAATTATTTATTGAATAAACACCAGGTCGACCGTCAACGCGCCGTTATGGTGGGTGATCGCAACTTGGATATCGATGCCGGTCACAATGCTGGGATTGCCGGATATTTATTTGATATTGACTGCCTGATTACGGTGACTAGTGCCCCGGAAGTTCAAGTTACGGATTTAAACGACTTATTGACCTTTGTCGACTAG
- the dtd gene encoding D-aminoacyl-tRNA deacylase, translating into MRVIVQRSQQAQVSIDGKVRGTIDHGFVLLVGFQDGDGQAELDYIAHKILNLRVFSDADGKMNLNIQQVGGAILSISQFTLYAETRHGNRPSFTAAGNPELASKLYDTFNQQLAASGVTVATGEFGADMQVSLVNDGPVTICYDTDQR; encoded by the coding sequence ATGCGAGTCATTGTTCAGCGGTCACAGCAGGCACAAGTTAGTATTGATGGGAAAGTTCGGGGCACGATTGACCACGGTTTCGTCCTATTGGTTGGTTTTCAAGATGGCGACGGTCAAGCCGAATTGGATTACATCGCGCATAAGATTTTAAACCTCCGCGTTTTTAGTGACGCAGATGGAAAAATGAATTTGAATATTCAACAAGTCGGTGGAGCAATCTTGTCGATATCGCAGTTTACGTTATACGCGGAGACGCGCCATGGTAATCGACCAAGTTTTACAGCGGCGGGTAATCCTGAATTGGCTAGCAAATTGTATGATACATTTAATCAGCAATTAGCTGCCAGTGGCGTGACCGTTGCGACTGGTGAATTTGGTGCCGATATGCAAGTTTCCTTGGTTAACGATGGGCCGGTCACGATTTGTTATGATACTGATCAACGTTGA
- a CDS encoding RelA/SpoT family protein, producing MPKQPTWTAQDVLDMVQKYMNSDHVALVKRACDFATYVHKDQYRQSGEPYIMHPIQVAGILAELKMDPETVASGFLHDVVEDTGVTLGDVEELFGHDVAVIVDGVTKLGKIRYKSNKEQLAENHRKLLLAMSKDIRVMIVKLADRLHNMRTLQHLRPDKQRRIANETLEIYAPIADRLGISTIKWELEDISLRYLNPQQYYRIVHLMNSRREDREKYIEIAIQDIQKALHDLELPEAEIYGRPKHIYSIYKKMRDKHKQFSQLYDLLAIRVVVDSIKDCYAVLGAIHTQWKPMPGRFKDYIAMPKANMYQSLHTTVVGPEGKPLEIQIRTFEMHRVAEYGVAAHWAYKEGKRDEVQETQSGNKLNLVKEIIELQDESKDAADFMEGVKGDLFSDRVYAFTPKGDVTELPKGAGPLDMAYSIHTEVGNHTTGAKVNGKIVPLDYQIKNGDIVDILTSTSSTGPSRDWQKLVYTRRARNKIKQFFRNADREENIITGRDLLEKQLRDLEFNPKEIMTKDKVTAVAQKMHYGSEDDLFAALGFGDVQPVGIANRLTSDVRKQREANRQREREEAILADSTEAPAKKKSKDHHNEDQEKQDRKRQKVSSSGGVIIQGVDNLLVRLSHCCSPIPGDEIVGYITKGRGVSVHRVDCPNVKSAEANGERLIDVQWENPEGDRTNYNSDLEIQGYNRNGMLNDVLKVINNHTKFLTNVNGKVDHNKMVIISVSLGVRNLEHLQRIIDSLKNVQDLYVVERKMF from the coding sequence ATGCCCAAACAACCTACCTGGACTGCCCAGGATGTCCTGGACATGGTTCAAAAGTATATGAATAGTGATCACGTCGCGTTAGTTAAACGGGCGTGTGATTTTGCAACTTATGTGCATAAGGATCAGTATCGCCAATCTGGTGAGCCGTATATTATGCATCCGATTCAAGTTGCTGGTATCTTAGCTGAATTGAAGATGGACCCTGAAACCGTCGCTTCGGGTTTCTTACACGACGTTGTGGAAGATACTGGTGTTACTTTAGGAGACGTTGAAGAACTGTTTGGTCATGACGTGGCCGTTATTGTTGACGGGGTCACCAAGCTGGGTAAGATTCGGTACAAGTCCAACAAAGAACAGCTTGCTGAAAATCACCGTAAATTACTGTTGGCGATGTCTAAAGATATTCGAGTCATGATTGTCAAATTAGCTGATCGCTTGCATAATATGCGGACATTGCAGCATCTGCGGCCCGATAAACAGCGGCGAATTGCAAATGAAACGTTGGAAATTTACGCCCCCATTGCCGATCGATTAGGGATCAGCACGATTAAATGGGAACTAGAAGATATTTCACTACGTTATTTGAATCCTCAACAGTATTATCGCATTGTCCACTTGATGAATTCGCGGCGTGAGGACCGTGAAAAGTACATCGAGATTGCCATTCAAGACATTCAAAAGGCGCTCCATGATCTGGAACTACCAGAAGCTGAAATTTATGGTCGTCCGAAGCATATCTATTCAATTTATAAGAAGATGCGGGACAAACACAAACAGTTTAGCCAACTTTACGATCTGCTGGCAATTCGGGTGGTCGTGGATTCAATCAAGGACTGTTATGCAGTTTTAGGTGCGATTCACACACAATGGAAGCCCATGCCGGGGCGTTTTAAAGATTATATTGCGATGCCCAAGGCCAATATGTATCAATCTTTGCATACCACGGTGGTCGGTCCTGAAGGTAAGCCCCTCGAAATACAGATCCGGACGTTTGAAATGCACCGGGTCGCTGAATACGGGGTCGCAGCACACTGGGCGTATAAGGAAGGTAAACGCGACGAGGTCCAAGAGACTCAGTCGGGCAACAAGTTGAACTTAGTCAAAGAAATCATTGAGCTACAGGATGAAAGTAAGGACGCTGCCGACTTTATGGAGGGCGTCAAGGGCGACCTCTTTAGTGACCGGGTCTATGCTTTTACGCCCAAGGGTGACGTGACAGAATTACCAAAGGGCGCTGGACCACTGGATATGGCATATTCGATCCATACGGAAGTGGGTAACCATACGACTGGTGCGAAAGTCAATGGCAAGATCGTTCCATTGGATTACCAAATCAAAAATGGTGATATCGTGGATATTTTAACGTCCACTAGTTCAACTGGTCCTAGCCGTGATTGGCAGAAATTAGTCTATACGCGGCGGGCCCGTAATAAAATCAAACAGTTCTTCCGCAATGCTGACCGTGAGGAAAACATCATTACGGGTCGTGATTTGCTTGAGAAGCAGCTACGTGATTTAGAGTTTAATCCAAAAGAAATCATGACTAAGGACAAGGTGACGGCGGTCGCTCAAAAGATGCACTACGGTAGTGAGGATGATTTGTTCGCGGCCTTGGGGTTTGGTGACGTCCAACCGGTAGGGATTGCTAACCGGTTAACGAGTGATGTTCGTAAACAGCGCGAGGCTAATCGGCAGCGTGAACGTGAGGAGGCCATTTTGGCAGACTCTACGGAAGCGCCAGCGAAGAAGAAATCGAAAGATCATCATAATGAGGATCAGGAGAAGCAGGATCGGAAGCGGCAAAAGGTCTCATCTTCTGGTGGGGTGATTATTCAAGGCGTCGACAACTTACTCGTACGTCTAAGTCATTGCTGTTCTCCAATTCCGGGTGATGAGATTGTTGGTTATATTACGAAGGGGCGCGGTGTTTCGGTTCACCGTGTTGATTGTCCGAACGTTAAGAGCGCAGAAGCAAATGGTGAACGGTTGATTGATGTTCAGTGGGAGAATCCCGAGGGTGACCGAACGAACTACAATTCTGATTTGGAAATTCAAGGTTATAACCGTAATGGCATGCTCAACGATGTGTTGAAAGTTATCAATAATCACACGAAATTTTTGACCAATGTCAACGGTAAGGTCGATCACAACAAGATGGTCATTATTAGTGTTTCGTTGGGGGTTCGCAACTTGGAACATCTCCAACGAATCATTGACAGTCTGAAAAATGTTCAGGATCTTTACGTTGTCGAACGGAAAATGTTTTAG
- a CDS encoding 16S rRNA (uracil(1498)-N(3))-methyltransferase, whose translation MQRYFLSTPITTTIGQTFTITGETVKHWVKVMRAQPGDTAEFVTTTHQVVLADLVKSDGRTATATITAVTTPHVELPLPVTIACGLSKGDKPEQIVQRGTELGASAFVFFDSQWAVAKWAANKRARKLARLAKIAQGAAEQSHRTMIPSVSYATDLNQLLAHVSYDTGVVAWEESAKQGESSQLVQTLKTMTAPQRLLAIFGPEGGLAPQEVATLQTAGIAAVGLGPRIMRAETAPLYLLSSVSFWCELV comes from the coding sequence ATGCAACGATACTTTTTATCAACACCGATTACGACAACGATCGGGCAAACGTTCACTATCACGGGTGAGACGGTCAAACACTGGGTCAAGGTGATGCGCGCACAACCGGGGGACACTGCGGAATTCGTTACGACGACACATCAAGTCGTGCTGGCGGATTTGGTGAAAAGCGATGGTCGAACAGCTACAGCGACAATCACGGCCGTTACGACGCCCCATGTTGAATTGCCGTTGCCAGTGACTATTGCTTGTGGGTTGTCTAAAGGCGATAAACCCGAACAGATCGTACAACGTGGTACTGAATTAGGTGCGAGCGCCTTCGTGTTTTTCGATAGTCAGTGGGCAGTGGCTAAATGGGCAGCGAATAAGCGGGCCCGCAAGTTGGCCCGCTTGGCGAAAATTGCGCAGGGCGCGGCTGAACAGTCACACCGGACGATGATTCCTAGTGTGAGCTACGCAACGGATTTAAACCAGTTGTTAGCACACGTGTCATATGATACCGGGGTCGTAGCGTGGGAGGAATCAGCCAAACAAGGTGAGAGCAGCCAACTGGTGCAGACGTTAAAAACGATGACCGCACCACAACGACTGCTGGCGATTTTTGGTCCTGAAGGGGGCTTGGCACCACAAGAAGTGGCGACATTACAAACTGCTGGTATCGCGGCAGTGGGCCTGGGTCCACGAATCATGCGGGCCGAAACGGCACCCCTCTACTTACTAAGTAGCGTTTCTTTTTGGTGCGAACTAGTGTAA